A genomic stretch from Terriglobia bacterium includes:
- a CDS encoding sigma factor produces the protein MNTGMDGEETNDGRGRRTTEDLFVEHYDFMFRAARKSLRKTEDAQDVIQNLYLKLIDSKLPPDVWRDPKGYLYRTVINA, from the coding sequence ATGAACACCGGAATGGATGGAGAGGAAACAAATGATGGCCGTGGCCGACGAACAACCGAGGACCTGTTCGTCGAGCACTACGATTTCATGTTTCGCGCGGCCCGGAAATCTCTCAGGAAGACGGAAGATGCCCAGGATGTGATTCAAAACTTGTACTTAAAGCTCATCGATTCCAAGCTTCCGCCGGATGTCTGGAGGGACCCGAAGGGCTACCTCTACAGGACCGTGATCAATGCG